Proteins from one Planctomyces sp. SH-PL62 genomic window:
- a CDS encoding thioredoxin family protein: MRKVLLSLAALAIATPAFAGENYNKVVKPGDKAPVFSGIPAYTPGGEQTSLTLSDVKEDVVVLVFLANHCPAVVGCEDRLNEFTSEYKDKGVRVVGLCVNDIEEDKLPAILKRVTDKNDKKINYDYGYDESQAVGRAYGATKTPYFFVLDKDRTIRYLGAFDDNADEAKVTKHYVKDAVDALLAGKAPAVEETRAKGCGVKYNN, encoded by the coding sequence ATGCGGAAAGTCCTCCTGAGCCTGGCCGCCCTGGCCATCGCGACCCCGGCCTTCGCGGGCGAGAACTACAACAAGGTCGTGAAGCCGGGCGACAAGGCCCCGGTCTTCTCGGGCATCCCGGCCTACACGCCCGGCGGCGAGCAGACCAGCCTCACCCTGTCCGACGTGAAGGAAGACGTGGTCGTCCTGGTCTTCCTGGCGAACCACTGCCCCGCCGTCGTCGGCTGCGAGGACCGGCTCAACGAGTTCACCAGCGAGTACAAGGACAAGGGCGTCCGCGTCGTCGGCCTCTGCGTCAACGACATCGAGGAAGACAAGCTTCCCGCCATCCTGAAGCGGGTCACCGACAAGAACGACAAGAAGATCAACTACGACTACGGGTACGACGAGAGCCAGGCCGTCGGCCGGGCCTACGGCGCCACGAAGACCCCGTACTTCTTCGTCCTCGACAAGGATCGCACGATCCGCTACCTGGGCGCCTTCGACGACAACGCCGACGAGGCCAAGGTCACCAAGCACTACGTCAAGGACGCCGTCGACGCCCTGCTCGCCGGCAAGGCCCCGGCGGTCGAAGAGACCCGCGCCAAGGGCTGCGGCGTCAAGTACAACAACTGA
- the prmC gene encoding peptide chain release factor N(5)-glutamine methyltransferase, producing the protein MRPDTQNPVPAGEAPPATPTARTDADWTIGRLIAWTADYLKKRGADSPRLDAEVMLAHVLDYERVQLYTHYDDLVGEAARGRYRDLVKRRSEGAPVAYLVGRKEFYSLRFDVTPAVLIPRPETEYVVLGFLEAAKGLESPVAADVGTGSGCLAVSCARHHATVRFTAIDVSAEALAVARKNAERHGVGDRVEFLQGDLLGPVTDRPPFDVILSNPPYIPTGDLAGLEPGVRDYEPHLALDGGPEGLDLFERLAAQAIPLLKPGGRLILEIGAGQEEDVRALLSRHREFQILPTVRDLQGHPRVIQAARAV; encoded by the coding sequence ATGCGGCCCGACACCCAAAACCCCGTACCGGCTGGAGAGGCTCCGCCCGCGACGCCGACCGCCCGGACGGACGCCGACTGGACGATCGGCCGGCTCATCGCCTGGACCGCCGACTATCTCAAGAAGCGAGGTGCCGACAGCCCTCGCCTCGACGCCGAGGTCATGCTCGCCCACGTCCTGGACTATGAACGGGTGCAGCTCTACACGCACTACGACGACCTCGTCGGCGAGGCGGCCCGCGGCCGATATCGCGACCTCGTCAAGCGTCGGTCCGAGGGGGCGCCCGTCGCCTACCTGGTCGGCCGCAAGGAGTTCTACTCGCTCCGCTTCGACGTGACGCCGGCCGTCCTGATCCCCCGCCCCGAGACGGAATACGTCGTCCTCGGATTCCTCGAAGCGGCCAAGGGGCTTGAATCGCCGGTCGCGGCGGACGTCGGGACCGGGTCGGGCTGCCTGGCCGTCTCCTGCGCCCGGCACCACGCCACCGTCCGGTTCACGGCGATCGACGTCTCGGCGGAGGCCCTCGCGGTGGCCCGCAAGAACGCGGAACGACACGGCGTCGGGGATCGGGTCGAGTTCCTCCAGGGCGACCTGCTCGGCCCCGTGACGGATCGGCCGCCGTTCGACGTGATCCTCTCCAATCCCCCGTACATCCCGACCGGCGACCTGGCGGGCCTGGAACCCGGCGTCCGCGACTACGAGCCCCATCTCGCCCTCGACGGCGGCCCCGAGGGCCTGGACCTCTTCGAACGCCTCGCCGCCCAGGCGATCCCGCTGCTCAAGCCGGGAGGGCGGCTGATCCTGGAGATCGGCGCGGGCCAGGAGGAGGACGTCCGGGCCCTCCTCTCGCGCCATCGCGAGTTCCAGATCCTGCCCACGGTTCGCGACCTGCAGGGCCATCCTCGCGTCATCCAGGCCGCACGCGCCGTTTGA
- the prfA gene encoding peptide chain release factor 1, with amino-acid sequence MFEKLQADYRRFLEIEQALLDPAVAADSARVTALSRERGKIAKTATLYGRYLDLGKQIAEAEVLIDAEADAAMRAYVEGEAAVLRDRREADAEQLRDILYDRESGADHAALIMEIRAGAGGDEAALFARDLYEMYRRFSDSMGWKFELLDMEATELAGFREVSFSVTGEGAFRLLQFESGGHRVQRVPQTETQGRIHTSAATVAVLPEPEDVEIDIRNEDVRIDVMCSGGPGGQHQNKTESGVRLTHLPTGIVVNCRDERSQHKNKAKAFRVLRSRIYDLLQERTRSQRDQARRSLIGSGDRSQRIRTYNFPQNRVTDHRIGLTLYNLDQVIQGDLTGLLKALVDHDRREQLGDF; translated from the coding sequence GTGTTCGAGAAGCTGCAGGCGGACTATCGACGCTTCCTTGAGATCGAGCAGGCCCTGCTCGACCCGGCCGTCGCCGCCGACTCCGCGCGCGTCACCGCCCTCTCCCGGGAGCGCGGCAAGATCGCCAAGACGGCGACCCTCTACGGCCGCTACCTCGATCTCGGCAAGCAGATTGCCGAGGCCGAGGTCCTGATCGACGCCGAGGCCGACGCCGCCATGCGCGCGTACGTCGAGGGGGAAGCCGCCGTCCTCCGCGATCGCCGCGAGGCCGACGCCGAACAGCTCCGCGACATCCTCTACGATCGCGAATCCGGGGCTGACCACGCGGCGCTCATCATGGAGATCCGGGCGGGCGCCGGCGGCGACGAGGCGGCCCTCTTCGCCCGCGATCTCTACGAGATGTATCGTCGGTTCTCCGACTCGATGGGCTGGAAATTCGAGCTTCTGGACATGGAAGCGACCGAGCTGGCCGGCTTCCGCGAAGTCTCGTTCAGCGTCACCGGCGAGGGGGCCTTCCGCCTCCTCCAGTTCGAGAGCGGCGGCCATCGCGTCCAGAGGGTGCCGCAGACCGAGACCCAGGGCCGCATCCACACCTCGGCCGCGACCGTCGCCGTGCTCCCCGAGCCCGAGGACGTCGAGATCGACATCCGCAACGAGGACGTCCGCATCGACGTGATGTGCTCCGGCGGGCCGGGCGGCCAGCACCAGAACAAGACCGAGAGCGGCGTCCGGCTCACGCATCTCCCCACCGGGATCGTCGTCAACTGCCGCGACGAGCGGAGCCAGCACAAGAACAAGGCCAAGGCGTTCCGCGTCCTCCGCTCGCGCATCTACGATCTGCTCCAGGAGCGGACGCGGTCGCAGCGCGACCAGGCGCGTCGCTCCCTGATCGGCTCGGGAGATCGCTCCCAGCGGATCCGGACCTACAACTTCCCCCAGAACCGCGTGACCGACCACCGGATCGGGCTGACGCTCTACAATCTTGACCAGGTGATTCAGGGCGACCTGACGGGGCTGCTCAAGGCGCTGGTCGATCACGACCGTCGCGAGCAACTGGGCGACTTCTGA
- the rpmE gene encoding 50S ribosomal protein L31: MKDGIHPNYVDSTVTCGCGNSFQTRSTKPKIAVEVCSKCHPFFTGSVKFVDAAGRVDKFNKKFQGTYGKKKAAEPAAVEAAEPAKA; the protein is encoded by the coding sequence ATGAAAGACGGCATCCATCCCAATTACGTCGACTCCACGGTCACGTGCGGCTGCGGCAACTCGTTCCAGACCCGCAGCACCAAGCCGAAGATCGCTGTGGAAGTCTGCTCGAAGTGCCACCCGTTCTTCACCGGGTCGGTGAAGTTCGTCGACGCCGCCGGACGGGTCGACAAGTTCAACAAGAAGTTCCAGGGCACCTACGGCAAGAAGAAGGCGGCCGAGCCCGCCGCCGTCGAGGCCGCCGAGCCCGCCAAGGCCTAG
- a CDS encoding TlpA family protein disulfide reductase translates to MIRKSAIVAAVVLAGLIAAPGRADDPKTDPVSLRQLTWAQFQEHLASPKDARYTLVDAWATTCGPCKENFPHLVEMHRKFAPQGLAVVSLSLDDSEDEKAVAEAEKFLREKQATFTNVLLKENFGDGFDKLDIGAIPAVFLYGPDGKEIKRFTMDDPNDQFTYEQVEKEVAARLAAPK, encoded by the coding sequence ATGATCCGCAAGTCCGCCATTGTCGCCGCGGTCGTCCTGGCCGGCCTGATCGCGGCCCCGGGACGCGCCGACGACCCCAAGACCGACCCCGTCTCGCTTCGCCAACTCACCTGGGCCCAATTCCAGGAACACCTGGCCTCCCCCAAGGACGCCCGGTACACCCTGGTCGACGCCTGGGCCACGACCTGCGGCCCCTGCAAGGAGAACTTCCCGCACCTCGTGGAGATGCACCGGAAGTTCGCCCCGCAAGGCCTGGCCGTCGTCTCGCTCTCGCTCGACGACTCCGAGGACGAGAAGGCCGTCGCCGAGGCCGAGAAGTTCCTCCGCGAGAAGCAGGCGACGTTCACGAACGTCCTGCTCAAGGAAAATTTCGGCGACGGCTTCGACAAGCTCGACATTGGCGCCATTCCGGCCGTCTTCCTTTACGGGCCCGACGGCAAGGAGATCAAGCGGTTCACCATGGACGACCCCAACGACCAATTCACCTATGAGCAGGTCGAGAAGGAAGTCGCCGCCCGCCTGGCCGCCCCGAAATGA
- a CDS encoding ThuA domain-containing protein → MNFDRRSLMRTLVPAAFLAVSLGDAPAIAQTVAPVRVRVWCEGETSPSAYPDGVDVALVDSLSRQPGLLVSRARLDEPEAGLADGALDATDVLVWWGRTRHDEVPDARAQAVAGRVREGKLGLVALYASCGSKPFRLLMDSMPCEPGSWREDGRPEFVAVKAPEHPIAAGVAPFTIPKTDMFSEPFAVPQPETVVFVSSWERGETMRSGMTWTVGKGRIVYLRTGSESFPVLYHPSVKLSITNAVFWGARRP, encoded by the coding sequence GTGAACTTCGATCGCCGATCGCTCATGCGCACGCTCGTCCCGGCCGCCTTCCTGGCCGTCTCGCTCGGCGACGCTCCGGCGATCGCCCAGACGGTCGCCCCCGTCCGGGTGCGGGTCTGGTGCGAGGGAGAGACGTCGCCGTCGGCGTATCCCGACGGAGTCGACGTCGCCCTGGTCGACTCGCTGTCGCGTCAGCCGGGCCTCCTGGTGTCCCGGGCGCGGCTCGACGAACCCGAGGCGGGGCTCGCCGACGGCGCCCTCGACGCCACCGACGTGCTGGTGTGGTGGGGCCGCACCCGACATGACGAGGTCCCCGACGCTCGGGCCCAGGCCGTCGCCGGCCGCGTCCGCGAGGGGAAACTCGGCCTGGTGGCCCTCTACGCCTCGTGCGGCAGCAAGCCGTTCCGGCTCCTGATGGACAGCATGCCGTGCGAGCCCGGCAGCTGGCGCGAGGACGGCCGGCCCGAATTCGTCGCCGTGAAGGCGCCGGAACACCCCATCGCCGCCGGCGTGGCCCCGTTCACCATCCCCAAGACCGATATGTTCTCCGAACCGTTCGCCGTGCCGCAGCCGGAGACCGTCGTGTTCGTCTCCTCCTGGGAACGCGGCGAGACCATGCGCAGCGGGATGACCTGGACCGTCGGCAAGGGCCGCATCGTCTACCTGCGCACCGGCTCGGAATCCTTCCCCGTGCTGTATCACCCCTCGGTGAAGCTCTCCATCACCAACGCCGTCTTCTGGGGCGCGCGACGGCCCTGA
- a CDS encoding proton-conducting transporter membrane subunit yields MSSMRLPWLELAILLPALGSIWVRFRRDPLVAREHALAIGGLTLLATIAAWVDFELLGPRDAPGCRPFPGFGPSWAWLAIDALNAPLMPLGALIHLLTILATLRTKVREFSLPRTLITESILMAIFAASTPWGLVVLMAISTLPRYMELVANRQPSRVYLIHMALFITLMILGQWGVSNAAAGGTPPHWAILLLTLAMLVRCGVVPFHCWMTDLFEHATFGTALLFVTPLTAAFGVTRLVLPIAPTWDLWIISMMSLITALYAGGMALVQRDARRFFCYVFLSCSSLVLVGIETATPIGLTGSLSLWLSVSISLTGFGLVLRCVEARVGRIALTEFLGLYDEIPTMAGLFLLTGLASVGFPGTAGFISIEMIVEAAFRTMPVVGPLIVIVAALNGLAVTQAYFRIFAGKAESSSIDLRIRRPERIAVVVTSLLILAGGLFPQWGVKSRYDAALQLLARRSQGPEAVAGPRRSPDDALTVRTQPSRGGEAGFAPGFR; encoded by the coding sequence ATGAGCTCGATGCGACTCCCGTGGCTGGAGCTGGCGATCCTCCTCCCCGCGCTCGGTTCGATCTGGGTGAGGTTCCGACGCGACCCGCTGGTCGCCCGCGAGCACGCCCTGGCGATCGGCGGTTTAACGCTGCTCGCCACGATCGCCGCCTGGGTCGATTTTGAACTCCTGGGGCCCCGAGACGCCCCGGGCTGCCGTCCCTTCCCGGGGTTCGGGCCGAGCTGGGCATGGCTGGCGATCGACGCGCTCAACGCCCCCCTGATGCCCCTCGGCGCGCTGATCCACCTGCTGACGATCCTGGCCACCCTGCGCACCAAGGTCCGGGAATTCTCGCTCCCGCGCACCCTGATCACCGAGTCGATCCTGATGGCGATCTTCGCCGCCTCGACCCCCTGGGGACTGGTGGTCCTGATGGCTATCTCGACGCTCCCACGCTACATGGAGCTGGTCGCGAACCGGCAGCCGAGCCGCGTCTACCTGATCCACATGGCCCTGTTCATCACGCTCATGATCTTGGGCCAGTGGGGAGTGTCGAACGCGGCGGCGGGCGGGACTCCGCCACATTGGGCGATACTCTTGCTTACCCTGGCGATGCTCGTGCGGTGCGGCGTCGTCCCGTTCCATTGCTGGATGACCGACCTGTTCGAGCACGCGACGTTCGGCACGGCCCTGCTGTTCGTGACGCCTTTGACGGCGGCGTTCGGCGTGACCCGCCTGGTGTTGCCGATCGCGCCGACGTGGGACCTGTGGATCATCTCGATGATGTCGCTGATCACGGCCCTCTACGCCGGCGGCATGGCCTTGGTCCAGCGCGACGCGAGGCGGTTCTTCTGCTACGTCTTCCTCAGTTGCTCCTCGCTCGTCCTGGTGGGGATCGAGACTGCCACGCCGATCGGCCTGACGGGGTCGCTGAGCCTCTGGCTGTCGGTCTCGATCTCGCTGACCGGCTTCGGGCTGGTCCTCCGCTGCGTCGAGGCGCGGGTGGGGCGGATCGCGCTGACGGAGTTCCTGGGGCTGTACGATGAAATCCCGACGATGGCCGGGCTCTTCCTGCTGACCGGGCTGGCGAGCGTCGGGTTTCCGGGGACGGCCGGTTTCATCAGCATCGAGATGATCGTCGAGGCCGCCTTCCGGACGATGCCGGTGGTGGGGCCGCTCATCGTGATCGTCGCGGCCCTCAACGGACTGGCGGTCACCCAGGCGTACTTCCGCATCTTCGCCGGGAAGGCGGAATCCTCGTCGATCGACCTGAGGATCCGGCGGCCGGAGCGGATCGCCGTGGTGGTCACGTCGCTCCTGATCCTCGCGGGCGGCCTCTTCCCCCAGTGGGGGGTCAAGAGCCGATACGACGCGGCGCTCCAACTGCTCGCGCGGCGGTCGCAAGGCCCGGAGGCCGTCGCCGGGCCCCGACGGAGCCCGGACGACGCGTTGACCGTGCGGACTCAGCCCTCGCGAGGGGGCGAAGCGGGCTTCGCCCCAGGCTTCAGATAA
- a CDS encoding carbonic anhydrase, which translates to MIDYTFRYEKAGNQDDQQPSSSEEAREALQRGNRVFSEWMRTCRASPPGTHEQFVIPCGGLSSIFSLDPTEFPTQKPFALVLGCSDARVPTEMLFGQGFNDLFVVRNAGNVLSDVVLGSIDFTVRALSDSVRVIVVLGHTNCGAVKGAVNAYLNPGEFWSESYSPNLRLIFQRIFVAVRESDNIIREVWGPDAASQPGYRDALIEAAVCMNAAHSAFAIRQEVEADRREGIEVLFGVYDVRTYQVCMPTYAYEPAADHVNLAPAPKHPQEMAALAREIATYLKPGAKPASPPREG; encoded by the coding sequence ATGATCGATTACACGTTCCGCTACGAGAAAGCCGGGAATCAGGACGACCAGCAACCGAGCTCGAGCGAGGAGGCGCGGGAAGCGCTCCAGCGCGGCAACCGCGTCTTTTCGGAATGGATGAGGACGTGCCGGGCCTCGCCCCCGGGCACGCACGAGCAGTTCGTCATCCCCTGCGGCGGGCTGAGCTCGATCTTCTCGCTCGATCCCACGGAATTCCCCACCCAGAAGCCGTTCGCCCTGGTGCTGGGCTGTTCCGACGCGCGGGTGCCGACCGAGATGCTGTTCGGCCAGGGATTCAACGACCTGTTCGTGGTCCGGAACGCGGGCAACGTCCTGAGCGACGTGGTCCTGGGGAGCATCGACTTCACGGTCCGGGCGCTGAGCGACAGCGTCCGCGTGATCGTCGTGCTCGGCCACACGAACTGCGGCGCGGTCAAGGGGGCGGTGAACGCGTACCTGAATCCCGGCGAGTTCTGGTCCGAGTCGTACTCGCCGAACCTTCGGCTGATCTTCCAGCGGATTTTCGTGGCCGTCCGGGAGTCGGACAACATCATCCGCGAGGTCTGGGGGCCGGACGCGGCCTCGCAGCCCGGCTATCGCGACGCCCTGATCGAGGCGGCCGTCTGCATGAACGCCGCCCATTCGGCGTTCGCGATCCGGCAGGAGGTCGAGGCTGACCGGCGTGAGGGGATCGAGGTCCTGTTCGGCGTCTACGACGTGCGGACCTATCAGGTCTGCATGCCGACCTACGCCTACGAGCCGGCCGCCGACCACGTGAATCTCGCGCCAGCCCCGAAGCACCCGCAGGAGATGGCCGCGCTGGCGAGGGAGATCGCGACTTATCTGAAGCCTGGGGCGAAGCCCGCTTCGCCCCCTCGCGAGGGCTGA